One window of the Fusobacterium perfoetens genome contains the following:
- a CDS encoding aminopeptidase P family protein has protein sequence MKADEKIEKIRKLMAENKIDIYIIPSSDYHQSEDVGEYFRCREFVSGFTGSAGTLLITKEKSYLWTDGRYFIQAEKEISDTEIELCRAGTEGVPTITEFLKNNLKKDEVLGFDGKTVACREMLNYKKICDEKNAKLNTEYDFVGEIWDKRPSLSKEKIFLLDIKYSGENTHNKLKRVRKAMKEEGADIHIISSLDDIAWLFNIRGRDIPCNPVVLSYAAVTEKEAFIFIDREKITEAVEEYFKENNIEIKEYSEFYDFLKNIERGKKVLLDYERINSSVYMSIPFYSEKINRTNPTQELKAVKNETEIKNIINAHIKDGTAFTKFMYWLKNNIGKEEITEISASNMIEKFRREQEGFIELSFDTISAYGSNAAMMHYTAGENSNAVLKPEGLLLVDSGGQYFQGTTDITRTIALGNINEEIKTHYTAVLRSLIALSDTKFLYGTKGYNLDAIARRPIWEIGLDYRCATGHGVGYLLNVHEGPNIFRMSAPFVMEENMITTIEPGIYIEGSHGIRIENEVLSKNWIKNEYGQFMEFIPVTFAPIDLDAVDVSMLSKREKEWLNNYHKLVFEKISPFLNQKEKEWLKIYTREI, from the coding sequence ATGAAAGCAGATGAAAAAATAGAAAAAATAAGAAAATTAATGGCAGAAAATAAAATAGACATTTATATTATTCCTTCATCAGATTATCATCAAAGTGAAGATGTAGGAGAATATTTCAGATGCAGAGAATTTGTTTCTGGATTTACTGGATCAGCAGGAACTCTTTTAATTACGAAGGAAAAATCATATCTTTGGACTGATGGCAGATATTTTATTCAGGCTGAAAAAGAGATTTCAGATACAGAAATAGAATTATGCAGAGCAGGTACAGAGGGAGTTCCAACAATTACAGAATTTTTAAAAAATAATTTAAAAAAAGATGAAGTTTTAGGATTTGATGGAAAAACAGTAGCATGCAGAGAAATGCTTAATTATAAAAAAATATGTGATGAAAAAAATGCAAAGTTAAATACAGAATATGATTTTGTAGGAGAAATATGGGATAAAAGACCTTCTCTTTCAAAAGAAAAGATTTTTCTTTTAGATATAAAATATTCAGGGGAAAATACTCATAATAAACTTAAAAGAGTCAGAAAAGCAATGAAAGAAGAGGGGGCAGATATCCATATTATTTCATCTCTTGATGATATTGCATGGCTTTTTAATATAAGAGGAAGGGATATTCCATGTAATCCTGTTGTTCTTTCTTATGCTGCAGTTACTGAAAAAGAAGCTTTTATATTTATAGACAGAGAAAAAATAACAGAAGCTGTTGAAGAATATTTTAAAGAAAATAATATTGAAATAAAAGAATATTCAGAATTTTATGATTTTCTTAAAAATATAGAAAGAGGAAAAAAAGTACTTCTTGATTATGAAAGAATAAATAGTTCTGTATATATGAGTATTCCTTTTTATTCAGAAAAAATAAACAGAACAAATCCTACTCAGGAATTAAAAGCAGTAAAAAATGAAACAGAAATAAAAAATATTATAAATGCTCATATAAAAGATGGAACTGCTTTTACAAAATTTATGTATTGGCTGAAAAATAATATAGGAAAAGAAGAAATAACAGAAATAAGTGCATCTAACATGATTGAAAAATTTAGAAGAGAACAGGAAGGATTTATTGAACTTAGTTTTGATACAATTTCAGCTTATGGAAGTAATGCTGCTATGATGCATTATACAGCTGGAGAAAATTCAAATGCTGTTCTTAAACCTGAAGGACTTCTTCTTGTAGATTCTGGAGGACAATATTTTCAAGGAACAACAGATATAACAAGAACAATAGCACTTGGAAATATAAATGAAGAAATAAAGACACATTATACAGCAGTTTTAAGAAGTCTTATTGCTCTCTCAGATACAAAATTTCTTTATGGAACAAAGGGATATAATTTAGATGCTATTGCAAGAAGACCAATATGGGAAATAGGACTTGATTACAGATGTGCTACAGGACATGGGGTAGGATATCTTTTAAATGTTCATGAAGGGCCGAATATTTTTAGAATGTCAGCTCCTTTTGTTATGGAAGAAAATATGATTACAACAATAGAGCCAGGTATATATATAGAAGGCTCACATGGAATAAGAATAGAAAATGAAGTTTTGAGCAAAAATTGGATAAAAAATGAATATGGTCAGTTTATGGAGTTTATTCCAGTTACTTTTGCTCCTATTGATCTTGATGCAGTTGATGTATCAATGCTTTCAAAAAGAGAGAAAGAATGGCTTAATAATTATCATAAACTTGTTTTTGAAAAAATTTCACCATTTTTAAATCAGAAAGAAAAAGAATGGCTCAAAATTTATACAAGAGAGATATAA
- a CDS encoding WYL domain-containing protein, whose protein sequence is MKKIRVTVPEDIWRMMKNDIEEFGINNNKLCNYILEKLKYRKEIDVEKELESQGRPLKKIIQFDLNVSNKEIYYDVLRDNGVDVEAEFFRDLFEKYCSKFKYIRELFVFQDTVKQILEATREKKKIKLKYGSKLTTVEPYFIKRDEQGDENFLFCYCETEKTYYNYKLKDLEVISILDEKIKGKDKKYIESVRKNFDPFLGNGNFIKVRLTEEGMKMIKGLTNYRPKLIEKNEDIYIFEASNENAKLYFRQFSKEAVILEPKELREEMKKDFLEALANY, encoded by the coding sequence GTGAAAAAGATAAGAGTAACAGTCCCTGAAGATATTTGGCGTATGATGAAAAACGATATTGAAGAATTCGGGATAAATAATAACAAATTATGTAATTATATTCTTGAAAAATTAAAATATAGAAAAGAAATTGATGTTGAAAAAGAACTTGAAAGTCAGGGGCGTCCTTTAAAAAAAATAATTCAGTTTGATCTTAATGTTTCAAACAAAGAAATATATTATGATGTTCTTCGTGACAATGGTGTTGATGTGGAGGCTGAATTTTTCAGAGATCTTTTTGAAAAATACTGCTCAAAATTTAAGTATATAAGAGAACTTTTTGTCTTTCAGGATACTGTGAAACAAATTCTTGAGGCAACAAGAGAAAAGAAAAAAATAAAATTAAAATATGGTAGTAAACTTACAACTGTTGAACCTTATTTTATAAAAAGAGATGAACAGGGAGATGAAAACTTTCTCTTCTGTTACTGTGAAACTGAAAAAACTTATTATAATTATAAACTTAAAGACTTAGAAGTTATTTCTATCCTTGATGAAAAAATAAAGGGTAAAGATAAAAAATATATTGAAAGTGTAAGAAAAAATTTTGATCCCTTTCTTGGAAATGGAAATTTTATAAAAGTCCGTCTTACAGAAGAGGGAATGAAGATGATAAAAGGGCTTACAAACTATCGTCCTAAACTTATAGAAAAAAATGAGGATATATATATATTTGAAGCTTCAAATGAAAATGCAAAACTTTATTTCAGGCAATTTTCAAAGGAAGCTGTAATTCTTGAACCAAAAGAACTGAGAGAGGAAATGAAAAAAGATTTTCTTGAGGCTCTTGCAAATTATTAA
- a CDS encoding ABC transporter ATP-binding protein, with product MLSLNCIGKTFLSELGSKKEVFKNLNLQVNKGEFVTVIGSNGAGKSTLLNLVMGSIEPDCGTISLENKDITNIEPYKKNTFISKVYQNPSLGTAPSMTVFENLSMADNKGKSFNFTLGLNKKRKEYYRSLLKELGLGIEEQLDTEVGLLSGGQRQCLALLMVTLNKPKLLLLDEHTAALDPKTSKIIMDKTDEIVRKNNITTLMITHNLQDAITYGDRIIMLHNGHIVLNVAGEEKKHLTPEKLLEKFQTVKGNINDKDIFAA from the coding sequence ATGCTTAGCTTAAATTGTATAGGAAAAACTTTTTTATCAGAACTTGGGAGTAAAAAAGAAGTTTTTAAAAATTTAAATTTACAAGTTAATAAAGGAGAATTCGTTACAGTTATAGGAAGCAACGGAGCAGGAAAATCTACACTTCTAAATCTTGTTATGGGAAGCATAGAGCCTGACTGTGGAACAATTTCTCTTGAAAACAAAGATATTACAAATATTGAACCTTATAAAAAAAATACTTTCATTTCAAAAGTATATCAAAATCCATCTCTTGGAACAGCTCCTTCAATGACAGTTTTTGAAAATCTTTCTATGGCTGACAATAAAGGAAAAAGTTTCAACTTCACACTTGGGCTTAATAAAAAAAGAAAAGAATACTACAGAAGCCTTTTAAAAGAACTTGGACTTGGAATTGAAGAACAACTGGATACAGAAGTAGGTCTTTTATCAGGAGGACAAAGACAGTGTCTTGCTCTTCTTATGGTAACTTTAAATAAACCTAAACTTCTTCTTTTAGATGAACACACAGCAGCACTTGATCCAAAAACATCTAAAATAATAATGGATAAAACAGATGAAATAGTAAGAAAAAATAATATTACAACTCTTATGATTACTCATAATCTTCAAGATGCTATTACTTATGGAGATAGAATAATAATGCTTCATAATGGACATATAGTTTTAAATGTTGCTGGTGAAGAAAAAAAACACCTTACTCCTGAAAAACTTTTAGAAAAATTCCAAACAGTAAAAGGAAATATAAACGATAAAGATATTTTTGCAGCTTAG
- a CDS encoding ABC transporter permease — MLLGTIEQSLIFAIMVMGVYISFRILDFPDMTVDGSFPMGAAIVASCLIKGINPVLALAIACLGGALAGFITGFIHVKFKIANILAGIIVMTGLYSINIKIMGRSNISLFKTDHLFSSGIKPIIIIGIAVIICKIVLDFLLKTKFGFVLKALGDNETLVVSLGVNKDRLKIYGLMISNAIVTLAGGLYAQYQGFADVGMGTGIIVTGLASIIIGESIIRNKRMLAMTTTVIIGTILYRAVITAALKIGFNASDLKLITSIIVVGILAVKNTNFIKLRKGVKKNA, encoded by the coding sequence ATGTTACTAGGAACTATAGAACAAAGCCTGATATTTGCCATAATGGTTATGGGGGTGTACATTTCATTTAGAATACTTGATTTTCCAGATATGACAGTTGATGGAAGTTTCCCTATGGGAGCAGCTATAGTTGCAAGCTGTCTTATAAAAGGAATAAATCCTGTACTTGCTCTTGCAATAGCATGTCTTGGTGGAGCACTTGCTGGATTTATAACAGGATTTATTCATGTTAAATTTAAAATTGCAAATATTCTTGCTGGAATAATAGTTATGACTGGTCTTTACAGTATAAATATAAAAATTATGGGAAGATCAAATATATCTTTATTCAAAACAGATCATCTTTTCAGTTCAGGAATAAAACCTATAATTATAATTGGGATTGCAGTAATAATCTGTAAAATCGTACTTGATTTTTTACTTAAAACAAAATTTGGATTTGTTTTAAAAGCTCTTGGAGATAATGAAACTCTTGTTGTTTCTCTTGGAGTAAATAAAGACAGATTAAAAATATATGGACTTATGATTTCAAATGCAATAGTCACTCTTGCTGGAGGACTTTATGCTCAGTATCAAGGATTTGCTGATGTGGGAATGGGAACAGGAATAATTGTTACAGGGCTTGCTTCAATAATAATAGGTGAATCAATAATAAGAAATAAAAGAATGCTTGCAATGACAACAACAGTTATAATAGGAACTATTTTATATAGAGCAGTTATCACAGCAGCACTTAAAATAGGATTCAATGCCAGTGATTTAAAACTTATAACATCTATAATTGTAGTTGGAATACTTGCAGTTAAAAATACAAATTTCATTAAATTAAGAAAAGGAGTGAAGAAAAATGCTTAG
- a CDS encoding ABC transporter substrate-binding protein, with amino-acid sequence MKKLGILLVGALMLTGCGGTKEEKVNVGITQIIEHAALDATVEGFKEALKDKGYGEDKINIEYQNAQGDFGTAQTIASSYAQSKKDIVLAVSTPSAQAMYNASKDIPILITAVTDPVSVGLTGENITGTSDMAPVDKQVELINTLLPETKTIGVVYNTSEENSLVLVEKLKEESKKYGYTVIEKGITNINEVGNALDVILKEIDVLYTPTDNLIVASTPIVLEKANEAGIPVIGCIDDQIKQGALATETLDYKQLGYQTGEIAVRILNGEKPKDIPVQTLKNTKLMINKAAAERLNIEIPENLKERAELI; translated from the coding sequence ATAAAAAAATTAGGAATTTTACTAGTGGGAGCTTTAATGCTTACTGGCTGTGGAGGAACAAAAGAAGAGAAAGTAAATGTAGGAATAACTCAAATTATAGAACATGCTGCTCTTGATGCAACAGTTGAAGGATTTAAAGAAGCTCTTAAAGATAAAGGATATGGAGAAGATAAAATTAATATAGAATATCAAAATGCACAAGGAGATTTCGGAACTGCACAAACAATAGCTTCTTCTTATGCTCAAAGTAAAAAAGATATTGTTCTTGCTGTTTCAACACCTTCAGCACAAGCAATGTATAATGCTTCTAAAGATATTCCAATTCTTATCACTGCTGTTACAGATCCTGTTTCAGTAGGACTTACTGGAGAAAATATTACTGGAACAAGTGATATGGCTCCTGTTGATAAACAGGTTGAACTTATAAATACACTTCTTCCTGAAACAAAAACAATCGGAGTTGTATACAATACAAGTGAAGAAAATTCCCTTGTTCTTGTTGAAAAATTAAAAGAAGAAAGTAAAAAATATGGTTATACAGTTATTGAAAAAGGAATAACAAATATTAATGAAGTAGGAAATGCTCTTGATGTTATTTTAAAAGAAATTGATGTTCTTTATACTCCTACTGATAATTTAATAGTTGCTTCAACACCTATAGTTTTAGAAAAAGCAAATGAAGCAGGGATACCTGTTATAGGATGTATTGATGATCAAATAAAACAAGGAGCTCTTGCTACTGAAACTTTAGATTATAAACAATTAGGATACCAAACAGGAGAAATTGCTGTAAGAATTTTAAATGGTGAAAAACCAAAAGATATTCCTGTTCAGACACTAAAAAATACAAAATTAATGATAAATAAGGCAGCAGCTGAAAGATTAAATATAGAAATACCAGAAAATTTAAAAGAAAGAGCTGAACTTATTTAA
- a CDS encoding pyridoxal phosphate-dependent aminotransferase: MHISNRAMEMNYSPIRKLIPLADDAKKRGIKVYALNIGQPNIVTPDTFFTGLHNYSEKIVKYSDSRGIEKLIESFIESYKKNDTFFNKEDILITQGGSEAIFFTLMAICNEGDNVLVPEPFYSNYSSFCHFAGAEINPIETKIENNFHLPSREEIEKLITPKTRAILLSNPSNPTGTVYTKEEILMIGEIAKKYDLYILADEVYKQFIYDNTPYTSFTHIKDLENRVVLLDSISKHYSACGARIGLIASKNKELMAMILKFCQARLCVSTIEQHAAANLINTMESYVEDVREKYKNRRDLLFAYLDTMPEIICSKPAGAFYAFAKLPVDSAEKFAKWLLTEYSYDNQTILIAPGPGFYQTEGKGEQEIRFSFCTSVDDIENAMIVLRRALKVYRREVMGIEE, encoded by the coding sequence ATGCATATATCAAACAGAGCAATGGAAATGAATTATTCGCCAATTAGGAAATTGATTCCTCTGGCCGATGATGCAAAGAAAAGAGGAATAAAAGTATATGCTCTTAATATAGGGCAACCTAATATAGTAACACCTGATACATTTTTTACAGGACTTCATAATTATAGTGAAAAAATTGTAAAATATTCTGATTCAAGAGGAATTGAAAAATTAATAGAAAGTTTTATAGAAAGTTATAAAAAGAATGATACTTTTTTCAATAAAGAAGATATACTAATTACTCAAGGTGGAAGTGAAGCTATATTTTTTACACTTATGGCTATTTGCAATGAAGGAGATAATGTTTTAGTTCCTGAGCCATTCTACTCAAACTACAGCAGTTTCTGTCATTTTGCTGGAGCTGAAATAAATCCTATAGAAACAAAAATAGAAAATAATTTCCATCTTCCATCAAGAGAAGAAATTGAAAAATTAATAACTCCAAAAACAAGAGCAATACTTCTTTCAAATCCATCAAATCCAACAGGTACAGTATATACTAAAGAAGAAATTCTTATGATAGGAGAAATTGCTAAAAAATATGATCTTTATATTTTAGCTGATGAAGTTTATAAACAATTTATTTATGATAATACTCCATATACTTCATTCACTCATATAAAAGATTTAGAAAACAGAGTTGTTCTTCTTGACAGTATTTCTAAACACTATAGTGCTTGTGGAGCAAGAATTGGTCTTATTGCAAGTAAAAATAAAGAACTTATGGCTATGATATTAAAATTCTGTCAGGCAAGACTTTGTGTGTCTACAATAGAACAACATGCAGCAGCAAATCTTATTAATACAATGGAAAGTTATGTTGAAGATGTAAGGGAAAAATATAAAAACAGAAGAGATCTTCTTTTTGCATATTTAGATACTATGCCTGAAATAATTTGTTCAAAACCTGCTGGAGCTTTCTATGCTTTTGCAAAACTTCCTGTTGACAGTGCTGAAAAATTTGCTAAATGGCTTTTAACAGAATATTCATATGATAATCAAACTATACTTATAGCTCCAGGGCCTGGATTCTATCAAACAGAAGGAAAAGGAGAACAAGAAATAAGATTTTCTTTCTGTACAAGTGTAGATGATATAGAAAATGCTATGATAGTTTTAAGAAGAGCATTAAAAGTATATAGAAGAGAAGTAATGGGAATAGAAGAGTAA
- a CDS encoding KpsF/GutQ family sugar-phosphate isomerase has translation MDTIKSARDLFDSEIKELQRVRDKIDENIEKTVELILNSKGKVVITGIGKSGLIGKKIASTLASTGTHAIFMNSAEGLHGDLGMISPEDVVIAISNSGNSEEVLSLLPSIKRIGASLVAMTGNENSPLGRAAKYILNIGIEKEGCPLNLAPMASATSTLVMGDALAAILIKKRNFKPENFAVYHPGGTLGRRLLMKVKDVMHKEDELPLVQKDSSVDEIILAMTKKRLGAVCVMDGEKMTGIITEGDLRRALAHKEKFFSLKAEDIMTKNFTEVEENIMAIEALDVMENRESQISVLPVMRDGELVGIVRVHDLLNVVGR, from the coding sequence ATGGATACTATAAAATCAGCAAGAGATTTGTTTGATTCAGAAATAAAAGAACTGCAGAGAGTAAGAGATAAAATAGATGAAAATATTGAAAAAACTGTTGAACTTATTTTAAATTCCAAAGGAAAAGTTGTAATAACAGGAATTGGAAAATCAGGACTTATAGGGAAAAAAATTGCTTCTACTCTTGCTTCAACAGGAACACATGCAATTTTTATGAATTCAGCAGAAGGACTTCATGGGGATTTGGGAATGATTTCTCCTGAAGATGTTGTTATAGCTATATCAAATAGTGGAAACAGTGAAGAAGTTCTTTCACTTCTTCCATCTATAAAGAGAATAGGTGCTTCTCTTGTTGCTATGACAGGAAATGAAAATTCACCACTTGGAAGAGCAGCAAAATATATTCTTAATATAGGAATAGAAAAAGAAGGCTGCCCTCTTAATCTTGCACCAATGGCATCTGCAACATCAACTCTTGTAATGGGAGATGCTCTTGCAGCGATTCTTATAAAAAAAAGAAATTTCAAACCTGAAAATTTTGCAGTTTATCATCCTGGTGGAACTCTTGGAAGAAGACTTCTTATGAAAGTAAAAGATGTAATGCATAAAGAAGATGAACTTCCTCTTGTTCAAAAAGATTCAAGTGTAGATGAAATAATTCTTGCAATGACGAAGAAAAGACTTGGCGCTGTGTGTGTCATGGACGGAGAAAAAATGACAGGAATAATAACAGAGGGAGATTTAAGAAGAGCCCTTGCTCATAAAGAGAAGTTTTTCTCTCTTAAAGCTGAAGATATTATGACTAAAAACTTTACAGAAGTTGAAGAAAATATAATGGCAATAGAAGCACTTGATGTAATGGAAAATAGGGAAAGTCAAATTTCTGTTCTTCCTGTAATGAGAGATGGAGAACTTGTAGGTATTGTAAGAGTTCACGATCTTCTTAATGTAGTTGGAAGATAA
- a CDS encoding DUF1858 domain-containing protein: MVTKDSNILEAARQYPVIGMIFRKYGLGCIGCMVASGETLGEGLAAHGLNADAVIAEINMLIEEQEKSAK; encoded by the coding sequence ATGGTAACTAAAGATAGCAACATATTAGAAGCAGCAAGACAATATCCAGTAATAGGAATGATATTCAGAAAATATGGATTAGGATGCATTGGTTGTATGGTAGCATCTGGAGAAACATTAGGAGAAGGGCTTGCAGCTCATGGATTAAATGCAGATGCAGTTATAGCTGAAATTAATATGTTAATTGAAGAACAAGAAAAATCAGCAAAATAA